Below is a genomic region from Chelmon rostratus isolate fCheRos1 chromosome 7, fCheRos1.pri, whole genome shotgun sequence.
CTCACAACCCCGGCGATACGAATTTCAGCTGTTGCTCCATCACATGCAATTCACGTCACTGCGGCGATGCTCATTACTCTGTGTTTGATTTCCAAATAAGTCCATATGACACCTGTTAGATGAACCAAATAGATCAGAGCCATTCCTTGGATTCGACCTCGACAGTCAGACGAGGAGGAATTTTCTTCCTGGCAGTAGCTCCCTTCACCTGGACTCAGGTTAATCCCACGCCACACATATGGAAGGTACATCCAATGTTCCTTTAACGGCAAGGATCTAATTAGTAATTCTGTTTTTGCTAAAAATCCAATACGTCTTATGAGAAGAAACAGACTTTAATCCCCCTCAAACAATTTCTCACCATTTTCAAAGAACACGCCTTCCTTATGTCAGTTCATAATTATTCTTACGATTTTCAGAGTTAAAGATTCCCGTTTTGAGGCCACTCAAGTCACCTTTTCTACTGTACTTGAAACCCAGGAGATAtttgaaacacagaaacaaattatTGACAAAAGCAGTCTATCTGTGAGCTTGTTTAaagagtgaggagagaggagaaagtctCATCTGTCAGCGGGCGGACAGAACACACTTCATTTTGTTCTGGAGTGTCGGGAGATGATAGCTTTGGATTCCAAATGACGGGGGATTGACATGATATGAGACTTTTCAACAATCTGCAATAATGACCTTTTCTCAGAAGCTACAAGCTGTCAGGTAATAACATGCCTTGGGTGAAAATGGACAATCTTTTGGCACAGGTAAAAAGTGTTACCTAGCAACCGCCGGTGTCCTATCAATAGTCAACGAGGAGGTATCTCTGGAGATGCTCCCCCCTACAAAGACCTGGTTCAGCTTGCTTCCACAGGCCCCATGACCCCCCTGGACAAACAACAGCCTCATTCTCTGCACCGCTGCTGACCTCATTGTCTCTTTGTAAAGGGAAAGTCCAGAGTTGCATTCTGTTAAATGGCAAATGGTGCATCAACTGTGAGCGGGACGGACCTCTCTACCTCCAGCGCAGGCCTGCAGATGACACCGCTGCCTTTTCCTCAGGACCGTATGCAAGGAAAACATGGTAGGAAAAGGGGGACTAAATATTCGCTACACCTTGCTCCATCTGTCTAACAACACCTCTCTCATATTGTCACCTTCACGCTCTACAGAAACAGCTGGTGTTTACACATGTGCTATTCACTTCATACTTGTGCCAGACTTGTTTCTGTCATGTTCActtatgtttcttttcttttttttttataaccgATGTGCATCTTGTGACCTGTGCTGTACAGCTGCAGTGAATTTCCAAAGTGCTCTTGCACTAAATGCAACTCATGCTAATTCAAAATCCAAAATTACATGTTTAGCTACACTGAAGTGCTACAGTAACACAAGAGAGCAGATGTTATGGCATTTATTTGGATGGATTTTGTTCTGCAATTGTATAATACTAGTCTGCATCTCACGTCGACGGAAAGCTTTATTATAATTACTGTAATACTCTCAATATGTTGCTTATAGAAGCAGCTGCTCCTTAACACAGACGCTCCAGAGTGATAAAACTTTTTTGAGCACGGGAGCAGGAAAAGTGTTTTAACAcgttttaaattaattaaatgtgttgCACGAGACACAAAAGAGACAAGCCAAGGCTTCAGCTTGCTCATTACACCTCGCACACTGAGGAGATAAAtggcacacacacctgtacacacctACACCTCTGACTCCATACATCTGGACTGGGCAGTGGTGGTGAATGTCCAGGATTACTGTGCTCCTAATTAAATGTGACAAGGCCTGACAGGTGCACAGTTGCTGAGGATGCAGATGGTCAGCAGGTAGTTGTTGCAAGTAAGCAAACTTGCCAACATTTTATCAAACAGGAGCAGCCTGAAAATGAGGTCTGATGTGCCAACTATACTTTTTATAGAGTCTTGATGGAGACAGATTATCAGTGATTGAGAACCCGGCGGCTGTCGGCCATCCTTTTCattcagagaaaacagcaggagTCGCAGAGACCAAAGGAGTGCAGGGCTGGTTAAAAGGGATTCATTCTACAGCCTATGGTAAGCTCCGGTGCTGCAACACCTGACAGCCatcaaacataaaacacactgctctaaatgtaaagaGCAAGCCTACATAAGACTTTGCACTGAATCAAACCATCTACATTGTAGTGATAAGAAGTAAAGCGGTGCTTTCTTgtaaaaatgtctctttgtcTCACAGCTGCGTGTCAATGTGCTATACATGTAACAGCTGACATTTAATAAATCTTCTCAGCTCATATCGGAGATCAAAAGGCATTAACTCCAGTCATAATTGTTGCCTTAGCTCACAGACTGGTGAGGCTGctggcagcagtgtgtgcagttGGACTCCTGGGAGGCTTAGCCGTAGGTGTCTGGTTTCTAGGTGAGTCATTGTGTTGAGAGAGAATCGCTAAATTAGCCTCACAGTAACCAGGAAAAGGGAACAAATGTGAAAGTTGCCTAGCTACAGCCACTGCTACTCTACACAACAGAGCTCGATAAATATATTACTTAAATGATTGATTCAAAGTCGCTGCAGAATAACTTTCTTCTGACTAACTAATTAATTGattgactaattgttgcagctctaattgaatattaattcaatattttgtttaaCATAAACACATCCTCTAAAATTAGGTTTTTAAGTAATTCTGACCATGATacaaacagcaggacagtttacagtttaaaaataaacttctcactgctctctggtggacaaactatgtaacaGTGACACTGTTTCAAAATGAtcttaaacatatttttgtcatttctgcaaTTGCTTGTAACTAATCAGTCGACATATACGTTGATACTGAGATACCTGCCATAAGGTGATAGTGGCCAATGCATTGACCTGGCCAGATTATCGGTCTGTCAGTGCTATGTAGTACTGAAAGTTGTTTAAATCTGTAATGGAttgattatttccattttacaacAATAAACCTGTTACAGGATTTAGAGTAATTCATAACTTTGCTTCTCATAACAGCAAAACTGATTCTATAgctttaacataaaaaaaatgcactgatGATGGTTCATCAGACTATTTTAAAAAGGACTGACATAGATAATTGATTAAAGGGGCCCTCCAACTATTTATTTACTTGAATTGCTTGATCAATACTATGGActgtttagtttttagtttttttcctagctgaaaaggaaaagattAAAATATGTGATTACATCCACTAAAATCTTATTTCTCTACGAGACAGTTTGTCTCGTCTGGGTACAAATTCAGGTAATCTGAAACATTTAGTGAAAACGAAGACGTTTTTGCTGCCTAACTCACTGGCtaattaaaacactgattaactactgtatattttatCTACATACAGTCAAGCTTCTGCTGAGGCCGTCCTACTCCCAGAGTCCAGTGGGGCTCGGGGACACAAAGGAGACGCCTTTCTGCAATGTGACAGAGGACACGTCTATCTCTGACCCCAGGAAAggtctgtgtttcctcctgtctctgGTGTTTGTCTCACTGTTTTATGAATAAGCAAACAGTGAAGGATTGTGTGGTTGCACATTGTTATGGGATTCATCACACTGGGTCATGGTTCAGCTCTGAAGTGATTTTTAGTTGAACAGTTGCAAAATTATCATTCAACAGCTGCTTCTTGTTGCCTTTTGTTCACTCTTGAGAGATGCCCATTGACATCcatgaaaacatcacacataATGATCTGTTTGTATCGACTACATTAGCATAGATACTTGTGTTTTTCCTAATCATTTCCCACTCATAGAAGAGGCTCATTCATTACTGCTGACTGAGAGCTTGTCTCTGGAGGGATTTTCAATCAATCAGGTTCAGTGTTTTACAGAATCAGCCCAGAGAACTCCCTCCTGGAGATCCAGCTGGGGAAGCTCCCCACCTGGCTGCCTGTGTGCTACGAGAGGTGGAACTCTTCACTGGGAACACTGGTCTGCAGACAGCTGGGTTACCTTAGGTTTGCACCACAGGATCGCACACCACCTCAGCTTTAACTGTGACTGAGACTGGAGCACTCGCTCCCTAACTCATAGTTTAATCTTCGCCTGCTTTGCCGAGGTTGAAGGCTCATCTTATTTATGATCTCCTGATACCTCATCTGCAATCATGCTTCACACCTTATGAGTCTGAATTATCTTAATACTCACTCCCATCTATTTTGCATATGTTCTCTTACCAGACTGACCGAGCATAAAGGAGTGAATCTAACGGATATTGGGCCAAACTACAGTGATGGCTTTATACAAATTACCTCAGAACACAAGAGCAATCTGGAAAATATGTGGCAACTCAGGTAAAGCAATTTGTCTGAGGACATCATGCTCATAATGATGCAGAGAAAATTGTGGCTATGAACACATTAATTATGCATCATTAGTTACccaatttattttcatttaggGGGAGCTGTATCACAGGGAAGGTTATCGCTCTGCAATGTTTTGGTGAGCAAACTTTTGCTTGACTTTGCACCAAACACCAAGCCCTGTAGTTTCTAAATAATTCTTCAGAAAAAGCTTCACATCGGTGGCACACAGAGGGAATGATGCCACTCGCTGCAGCTCTTTCTGAACAGTCCAACTCCTTTTTTGATGAATGGATCTCTGTGTAGAGTGTGGGACACGAGCGAAGCTGCCCAGGATAATCGGGGGAGTGGAGGCCACGCTGGGCAGGTGGCCCTGGCAGGTCAGCCTCTACTACAGCAACCGCCACACCTGCGGAGGCTCCATCATCACCAGTCAATGGGTAGTCACAGCTGCTCATTGTGTGCACAAGTAAGAACGCTGACCTTACCAGCACTAAAGGTCCGGGGTTACAGACCCCATGACGGAGAATTATCAGTCATTAACAGCTGCACCACACTGGACTCATGACAGTTCTCTATTATCAGtatctgccttttcttttcttatctaAAATGTCAGCTACAGGCTACCTCAGGTATCCAGCTGGGTGGTCTATGCCGGTATTGTCACCCGCAGCTCGGCTAAAATGGCTCAGCACACAGGATACGCTGTGGAGAAGATCATCTACAACAAGAACTACAACCACAGGAGCCACGACAGTGATATAGCCCTGATGAAACTGCGGACCCCGCTGAATTTCTCGGGTCAGTCAGGGAGCCTCCTTGCAAGATAGCAGctctccaaaaacacacacatacccacacacaaaaaaatccatatGACCTCAGTTTACCGTTTTACTATCTTATGCTGACATGTTTCAGCAAATCATCCTTCATAAGATCACCACAAAAGTGGCATCATCATCTTTTTATAACCAGAGCACTAAATCCCTCTCAGCAACCACATCATACAGACACAAGTCGTTACACAAGTTCAACACaagttcaaaaaaaaaatttagCTTTAGCTGATGAACGTGAAAAAAGCCCTCTGGTATCAtcactctgcacagtgaaggtcaaacaaCCAAATGAAGTAGCAATaagcaaaaacacagttttgagTGAAGGGGGGACTTAAGGGGCCTAATTAATGGCTTGCGAAGTCAACCGTATTCAGAGTTCAGGTAAACTTGAGGGAGCCCATTATAAGGTAAAACCTCaacagagatttaaaaaaatgtagcGTATGTTTGTCTGAAAAATCATAATTTAATCCAAAGTATTCTGTCCTAATTTGTCAGAATTGtaatgtcatttctttttttccgcCTTTAACTAGATACAATCAGACCTGTCTGCTTGCCTCAGTACGACCACGATCTTCCTGGAGGCACACAGTGCTGGATATCAGGATGGGGATACACACAGCCTGAGGGTGGTAAGATGCCTACTGCACTGCTCTAAAACAAATTTACATCTGCTGCAAGTCTAATTCACACGTGATGACAGAGTGTGCCAGGTGCATTGACAGAGCAGCGTTAAAtgtgtgtcttctctctcaGTTCACTCACCCGACACCCTGAAAGAGGCGCCAGTTCCGATAATAAgcacaaagaaatgcaacagCTCCTGCATGTACAAAGGCGAGATCACACCGCGGATGCTTTGTGCTGGATATACCGAGGGAAAAGTGGATGCATGTCAGGTCAGgtgcatgtttttaacagtACCGTGCAGAGGCGTTTTAAAGATTTATTCTCAACCCTGTGATTTGTTTACGGTGAAATGCGGGCATAATGAAGGCTAGGTGAGTCAGTGTtgagcagtgtttgtgtctACCTCTCCAGGGGGACAGCGGGGGTCCTTTGGTTTGCCAGGATGAAAATGTGTGGAGGCTGGTGGGGGTTGTCAGCTGGGGGACAGGCTGCGCTGAACCCAACCATCCTGGAGTTTACACCAAAGTGGCTGAATTCTTGGGCTGGATCTACGACATGATTGAGGTAGCAGACTTTTTAGATCGACTGTAGAAAACGTGTCAGGATATTACATACATGTGAACACCTAGACTAGAGTAGGAACTACTATTACTGACAACTAACTTCTATTTCATTCTCTATTAATTTGctgattattcattttattgattaatcaaataTTCATTGCCAAgaaaatggagaagaaaaaaaagccaatttCCCAGAACTCAAGGCGAGATATTCAGTATTCTATCatctgagagaaagaaaaagtaacaaatccttctttcctttcctgaaAAGCAGGAACCAGCAAGCGTTTGGCATCTTGgcttaaaaaatgaatgacagacTATGAAACAGATAAATTTCCCTTCAACAAATGATTGCAGCTCTAAACTAGAGCATGAAACAGTATGTGAAGTATGAAATGACTGCAACTTGACTAACAGTAAGATGCTGCATACACAGCAAATAATGCATCAATACTAAAGATAATccaataataaaacactgacagtggtCATTCAGCTGGCTCATGAGTAGTTTGACTTTTGAttgtacattttcctgataGTGCTTCTGTTATTCTGCTTAAGTCactttttgaatgcagggcttttacttAGAACGGTGAATGGTAAATgccacaaaacagcagaaataagcCATTATCACGATTCTTACATTATCAGCAACAGGAAACtgcacatttgaaaataaagtgtgtgtgtgtgtgtgtgtgtatatatatatatatagaaagtAAAGTTTTTACATTGCTAATAATAACTGTTTCTCTTTGCAGAGCTACTGAGGAGGGTTCATGGAGCACAAGCAGAGGATGCTACTGATATTACTGTTTGAGACATTTGGAAATTatagttattatttttactttaaatgtctgttaaatACTGTACACATAAAGACTGACTGGAGacatcaaatgcatttttacGTTATATTTTTCATGTACTGGAGATAAATTATGCCCCTTATTAAACTGTCCAGTGTGATAATtgaactgcagctctggttttCACTGCCAGGTGGCATCTGTGtaacgccccccccccccctcatctAGTTTCCATAGCAACTGACAACATAAGCTAAGATAGCGTTAGTTGTTGGTACAATTAGACAGAAATTGACTAGTTTATGTTTGCGTGATATTGCTCTATATTTCGGAATATTTAGAGCCTCTTTCAACGGCAACGCTGTAACGTTGGACTAGCTGGTTTTCTAACTTAAACCCACAAGCTTCAGCATTTCTCTAGTTATCATAGTTTTCTTCTCAGACAGCTTTAAGTTAAccgagctaactagctagcagcTAGTGTTTGCTAGCTAACGCCAAGGAACGACAGTCACCCTAAGATGTTCCCCACTGGCAGTACAGAGGATGTTTTAAGGCAGGTCAACCAGGTTTGGTCCATGCTGGATGATCTTTCTCAAAATGACCCTGCAGCGTACCGCACCTTCATTGAGAAACAGATGAAGGATGGAGCAGAATTCAATGCGCCACCTGAGGTCGACTCTTGTTTGTGTACTGAAATAGTGGTAAGTTAAGTACGCCGGTGGCAGCGGCTTTATAAGTGGTAACTAGTTAACTTTGCTTAGCTATCAAGCCCGCATAAACGTTTTCCATTACAAACATTTTACTTTACCTGTAAACGTGGGAAACACAGGTGCGTGTCATCAAAGATGGCGCCGTCCCATTCAGGTAAGTAGGTTCAACATAGGTGTTGTACCAAAATGTGTGACCCTTCACATGTTGTGACCCAAACGAGAGACATACTTAAAAATCTGTGACTCAAAAGACAGTGAAGGCACCGTGTTGCTcgcaacaaaataaaaagcaggtGATTTAGACACAGAGTCTGGCGGGTCACAGAGTCAGTTCGTGTCATTGGTACGAAAATGAAACGCAGCCATTACTGATGACGTTAAAACtaagctgcccccccccctttttttttttttatgaagcGCAGACGTCCACTGTGACAAAACTCTGCTTTTGATTGGAGTATTGTCTACCCGTCAGTCTCCTCAGCTACatctaaatataatttaaattcTTAATTAATTTGCaaaatattttcttgatttattcatttagtcAGTAAAATGTAAGCAAATCGTGAAAAAAGACCATCACAAGCTCCCAAAGACCATTGTAACATCTCTAAAtgtctggctctgtcctctgtgtttaaAACCTGAACATAcccagaaaatattcatttttgaGAGGCTGAAATGTTTGCTTATACATTTACTGAAATAATGGATTATTAATATTGTTGTCAGTTGTCTACCCCTTAATACAAAATGTCTGACTTTTGCTACAAATACTTAAGCAGCCACACCTGTTTCCATTTATAGGTCAGAGATAGGGTGTgctttgactttcttttttgaCAGATGGTACATCTGTGTCCTCAACAGGAGCCCAAGAAAGGGTCACTGTACATCAACATTTGCAGCTGGAAACGCGTGCCTGCACCTCAGGATCCCAGCAGGCCTTTACCTGTGTGTGCaggaaaactggaaacagacacaaatgaagGTCAAGGTAAAAGACAAAGCTGTGCTGCATCACGAGCGACAGAATTGGCCTTTGTGTTACATCATGTAAACAAGACAGTTAATaaattgttgttgttcctgCGCAGGTTGGTACACAGTGTTGGATGTGGCATTAAACCCTGCAGTGCTACAGGACAACGAGgaagacaaaacagaggtctATATGCTGGCCCTGAGctttgtccagcagcagcatgggaTGAGGGTATCTCAGCAGTACACTGTCGTCAGCTGCAGCCCAAAAAGTAGCCCAGATGACTTGTACCGCCGCCTTGGTTTTCAGCAGAGGCCCAACACCTCCAAACAGCCAGACACAGGTAGAGTAATAAGTCTTATACCCCGACAAGCTGCTACATGCCCTTTATGTTGGAGctattttcttttgctgctgtGGGTGTATCATCTTTCACCTTCTACCACTGTTTCTAGTAATCTACAGTGTTCATTTTTACAGACAGTCAGACCCCAGCCGCCCTCCTGCAGCAGATCTCCTCTCTACGCTCAGAGAAACAAGACGAGGACACAGCCCAAATTATCTGTAGACCTGCGGAGCACAAAAAGAAGGATTTGATCCAGGTTATCTCCACCACATTTGTGCAGCCTCAGAAGCCAGAGTACCAGCTTGAGGTGAAGACTGATACAGCAGGAGTTCCTCACAGCATGGAGCTGACAGTGGAGCTGCCAAAGGTTTGCTTCATGTCAGACTGCCAGCTGAGAATCTCCAAGGTTAGCGGTTACACACTCCTTTGAACAGTTATAATGAACCACTTTAGAATccagtgtgtgttggtgcgtAGTTGGAtgtcataaaaaatacataattggCCCCTTTCTACTTTTTTTGAGTCTTACGGGGaatcttatttttctctgcaggacgATGTCTTACTGGAAGTGGAGGATGTGTACTATTTACTTTTGGAATTTccaaaaactgtaaatgaagaCACTGCATCTGCCATCTTTAACAAGAAGAAGCGAAGGCTTACTTTGAGAGTAGATGTTTTCTGACCCTGAATGAAGAAACAAATATGCACAGAGGTGATCAGTCCTGCTGGAAATGGGCTGAAGGAACTCCTGACACTGAGAATACCTCAAAGTAAATAACCAAAGCAAACTAAATTCCTGCCATGCAATCTGAAATGCTGTGTGAACACATTGTACTATGCAGGGACTCAAAACTTCAGCTAACAACCAGTTCCCCTGTAAACAGATCCTTTCCCAAAAGGATGTTTTACTGAAACAAATATGCTGCTGTGTGggttcacctgcagcagcaaatgTAATTCttaatccaaaaaaaaaaattaattgacTTTAATGACCATCTGTGTGGTTTGTTTATTAATGTGGGGGTGTATGAGTGGAGGTGTGTAATGGCTAGGAGCTGGTGTACAGTGTCATTACCATACCAATAATTGATAACAAAATGATCCATGCAATAAttcatgtttattaaaacatcaaaattgatgcagaacaacaacatcACTATTTGGCAATCTGgaacatgtgaaaaatgtcagtaaacACTTTTAAGGTTTGCATATTATGCAGTGAGTACAGCTTTTCAGAGCACAGCTTGTAACATGTTAGTTATTGTAAATCACGTTGACTTTCTTTTataattcagttcagtttcaagTATCACATTACTGACCTTTAATCTGTAGTCCCGTATGTTAATTTATCAGCTGCAAACAGTGTCTAATATTAattccttgaaaaaaaaaaaaaaagctggtaCCCTAATGTCAATTCAAGTTCTCCGTATGAAACATTCGCTTTCAAAACATGGTTTATATCGAAATGGCATTGTATCTGCTGGTCCCAGTTAATCGATTTATAACTTTTCTCTATTATGGCATCACAAGTATTTTCAGTGGAATCCTGGTCCAGTGGGAACAACTGAGGTTTGTAGTGGTGATCTCTGGTTTTTCAGCTCTACCTCCTCTCTCCGTG
It encodes:
- the tmprss5 gene encoding transmembrane protease serine 5, with the translated sequence MTFSQKLQAVRPHDPPGQTTASFSAPLLTSLSLCKGKVQSCILLNGKWCINCERDGPLYLQRRPADDTAAFSSGPCTVAEDADGQQSLDGDRLSVIENPAAVGHPFHSEKTAGVAETKGVQGWLKGIHSTAYAHRLVRLLAAVCAVGLLGGLAVGVWFLVKLLLRPSYSQSPVGLGDTKETPFCNVTEDTSISDPRKVFYRISPENSLLEIQLGKLPTWLPVCYERWNSSLGTLVCRQLGYLRLTEHKGVNLTDIGPNYSDGFIQITSEHKSNLENMWQLRGSCITGKVIALQCFECGTRAKLPRIIGGVEATLGRWPWQVSLYYSNRHTCGGSIITSQWVVTAAHCVHNYRLPQVSSWVVYAGIVTRSSAKMAQHTGYAVEKIIYNKNYNHRSHDSDIALMKLRTPLNFSDTIRPVCLPQYDHDLPGGTQCWISGWGYTQPEGVHSPDTLKEAPVPIISTKKCNSSCMYKGEITPRMLCAGYTEGKVDACQGDSGGPLVCQDENVWRLVGVVSWGTGCAEPNHPGVYTKVAEFLGWIYDMIEVADFLDRL
- the pih1d2 gene encoding PIH1 domain-containing protein 2 → MFPTGSTEDVLRQVNQVWSMLDDLSQNDPAAYRTFIEKQMKDGAEFNAPPEVDSCLCTEIVEPKKGSLYINICSWKRVPAPQDPSRPLPVCAGKLETDTNEGQGWYTVLDVALNPAVLQDNEEDKTEVYMLALSFVQQQHGMRVSQQYTVVSCSPKSSPDDLYRRLGFQQRPNTSKQPDTDSQTPAALLQQISSLRSEKQDEDTAQIICRPAEHKKKDLIQVISTTFVQPQKPEYQLEVKTDTAGVPHSMELTVELPKVCFMSDCQLRISKDDVLLEVEDVYYLLLEFPKTVNEDTASAIFNKKKRRLTLRVDVF